The genome window AGCACGGCGGGTCCGGCGGTGTAGCGGGGACCGTGCGGGGCGTCGGCCGCGGTGAACGGGGTGCCGGGTGCGCTGAGCGCGGCCCGGATCCGGGTGACGGCGGCGAGCGAACCGGATTCAGCGTCCATGGCACATCCTCGTCTGGGAGGGACACCCGGGAACCGAAGCGGGCGGGGGCTCGCGCCCCCGCCCCGAACCGCCTTACAGGCCGATCGACTTGGCGATGATGGTCTTCATGACCTCGCTGGTTCCGCCGTAGATCCGGAAGACCCGGTTGTCGGCGTACAGGCGGGCGATCGGGTACTCCAGGATGTAGCCGTAACCGCCGTGCAGCTGGAGGCACTTGTCCACCACGACGGAGGCCGCCTCGGTGGTGAAGAGCTTCGCCTCGGCGGCGTCCGGCACCGTCAGCTCGCCGCTCTGGTAGAGCTCCAGGGCCTGGTCCACGAAGGCCTGCATCGCGGTGACCTGGGCCTTGCAGTCGGCCAGCACGAACTTGGTGTTCTGGAACTCGGCCACCGGCTGGCCGAAGACCTTGCGCTCCTTGACGTACTTCACCGCGAAGTTGACCGCGGCGGCGGCCACCGCGTAGGCGCTGACCGCGATCGCCAGGCGCTCCTGCACCAGGTTGTGGGTCAGGTAGCTGAACGCCTTGCCCTCCTCGCCGAGCAGGTCGGCGACCGGCACCTTGACGTCCACGAAGGAGAGTTCGGCGGTGTCCGAGGTGCGCAGGCCGATCTTCTGCAGCTTGCGGCCCACGGTGTAGCCCGCGGACTTGGTGTCCACGCAGAGGATGGACAGGCCGGCCCGGCGGTTGTTCGCGTCGTACGGGCTGGTCCGGGCCACCACCAGCACCAGGTCGGCGAGCACGCCGCCGGTGATGAAGGTCTTGGCGCCGTTCAGCACGTAGTGCGTGCCGTCCTCGGAGAGCTTGGCGGTGGTGGTGATGCCGGCCAGGTCGGAGCCGGTGCCCGGCTCGGTCATGGCGATCGCGGTCATCAGCTCGCCGGAGACGAAGCCGGGCAGCCAGCGCTGCTTCTGCTCCTCGTTGGCGTACTCCAGCAGGTAGGGCAGCACCAGGCCGGTGTGCACGCCCGAGGAGCCGAAGCTGACGCCGGCCCGGGCGGTCTCCTCCATGATCACGGCCTGGTACTTGAAGCCGGTCTCGCCGGCGCCGCCGAACTCCTCCGGCACCTCGATGCCGAAGACGCCCAGCTCGCCGAGCTTGTTGTAGAAGTCGCGCGGCGGGTGGCCGTCGGCCTCCCACTCCTCGTAGACCGGGACGACCTCGTTGGCGATGAAGTCCCGGATCGTGGCCCGGAACGCCTCGTGGTCCTCGTTGTACACAGTGCGGCGCACGACGGCGCTCCCTTCGCACGGAAGACGTGATCGCGCTCAAGTTAATCCCCGGTAGCTTTTGCTGTCCAGAGTCGGCGCCGGGTTGCCGAGCTCCGGATCCGGACGTCGGCGGGTGCGGCGGCAGTAGACCTGCGCGGGCATTATGTGAATCATTGCTAGCCAGCGAAGGGACCGCTCCGGGCGAGGAGGTACGGCGATGGCCGGCGAGGTGGCGGCGGCGCGCCGGCCGCGCGGGCGCCGGGGCCAGATCCTGCTGGCCGCGGCCGAGCAGTTCCACCGGCGCGGCTACCACCAGGTGGCGATGGCCGAGGTGGCCGCCGCGGTGGGCATCACCGCGCCCGCCCTCTACCGGCACTACCGGGGCAAGCCGGAACTGCTGCGGCAGGCCGTGCGCGGCGGGCTGGCCGCACTCGACGGGGCGGTCGCCGCGGCGGGCGCCCGCGCGGACGCCGGTCCGCGCGGGCTCGCGGTGGCACTGGCCGGGGTCGCGCTGGAGCACCGGGCGCTCGGCACGCTCTGGCAGCGCGACGCCCGGCTGCTGCCCCCGGCCCAGCGCGCCGAGCTGCGCCGCCAGTTGCGCGCCACCGTGCGCGCCGCGAGCCGCCAGCTGACCGCCGCCCGCCCGGAACTGAGCAGGAGCCAGGCCGAGTTGCTGGTCGCCGCGGCGCTCTCGGCGGCCGGCAGCCTCTCGTACCACACCTTCGCGCCGCCCCGCCGCAGGTTCGAGCAGCTGCTGACCGCGCTGCTGGAAGGCCTCCTGCGGGCTCCGGTCGACGGTCCGCCGGTCGGCTGGCCTTCGGTCGGCGGGCCGGCGCCGCTGCGGCGGGGCGGCGGGGCGGGCGAGCCGGTCGGCCGGCGGGAGGAGCTGCTGGCGGCGGCGGTGCGGCTGTTCGACGAGCACGGCTTCGACAACGTGAGCACCGACCGGATCGGCGCGGCGGTCGGGATCGCCGGGCCCAGCCTCTACAAGCACTTCCCGGCCAAGGTCGACCTGCTGGCCGCCGCCCTGGTGCGCTGCCGGGAGCGGCTGTGGCACGAGGTGGCCGGCACCCTGTCCGGACCGGACGCCTCCCTGGAGCGCGGCCTGGCCGCCTACCTGGACTTCGCCCGCCGGCACCACCACTACCTGGGCGCGATGGTCAGCGAGACCGAGCGGCTGGCCGAGCCGGACCGCAGCCGGGCGGTGGACTTCCGCCGGGACTTCCTGCGGCTCTGGGTGGACCTGCTGCGCCGGCGTCGCCCGGAGTACGACAAGGCGGAGGCCCGGATCCGGGTGCACGCGATGTTCGCGGTGGTCAACGACGGTGTCCGGCAGCCCGCTTGGCGCGACCGCCCGGCACCCGGACTGGAGCTGCTGGCCGCCACCGTGCTGGGGCCGGCGGAACCGGGGAACGGGCCCGGGGCGGGCCCGGCAGTGCCGGACCCGCCCCGGGGAGTGCGCTGACTCAGCCCTGCGGCGGCGCGTAGTGCACCGCGTGCAGGAAGTCCAGGTTGCCCTGCAGCGAACCCACGTTGCCCGAGTTGCCCGCCACCAGGGCGGAGTTGTTCTGGTTGCTGCCGCCGGAGCCGGTG of Kitasatospora viridis contains these proteins:
- a CDS encoding TetR/AcrR family transcriptional regulator — its product is MAGEVAAARRPRGRRGQILLAAAEQFHRRGYHQVAMAEVAAAVGITAPALYRHYRGKPELLRQAVRGGLAALDGAVAAAGARADAGPRGLAVALAGVALEHRALGTLWQRDARLLPPAQRAELRRQLRATVRAASRQLTAARPELSRSQAELLVAAALSAAGSLSYHTFAPPRRRFEQLLTALLEGLLRAPVDGPPVGWPSVGGPAPLRRGGGAGEPVGRREELLAAAVRLFDEHGFDNVSTDRIGAAVGIAGPSLYKHFPAKVDLLAAALVRCRERLWHEVAGTLSGPDASLERGLAAYLDFARRHHHYLGAMVSETERLAEPDRSRAVDFRRDFLRLWVDLLRRRRPEYDKAEARIRVHAMFAVVNDGVRQPAWRDRPAPGLELLAATVLGPAEPGNGPGAGPAVPDPPRGVR
- a CDS encoding acyl-CoA dehydrogenase family protein is translated as MRRTVYNEDHEAFRATIRDFIANEVVPVYEEWEADGHPPRDFYNKLGELGVFGIEVPEEFGGAGETGFKYQAVIMEETARAGVSFGSSGVHTGLVLPYLLEYANEEQKQRWLPGFVSGELMTAIAMTEPGTGSDLAGITTTAKLSEDGTHYVLNGAKTFITGGVLADLVLVVARTSPYDANNRRAGLSILCVDTKSAGYTVGRKLQKIGLRTSDTAELSFVDVKVPVADLLGEEGKAFSYLTHNLVQERLAIAVSAYAVAAAAVNFAVKYVKERKVFGQPVAEFQNTKFVLADCKAQVTAMQAFVDQALELYQSGELTVPDAAEAKLFTTEAASVVVDKCLQLHGGYGYILEYPIARLYADNRVFRIYGGTSEVMKTIIAKSIGL